In the Streptomyces sp. NBC_00525 genome, one interval contains:
- a CDS encoding serine/threonine-protein kinase yields the protein MAMMRLRREDPRVVGSFRLHRRLGAGGMGVVYLGSDRRGQRVALKVIRPDLAEDQEFRSRFAREVSAARRIRGGCTARLVAADLEADRPWFATQYVPGPSLHDKVAEEGPLSAAEVASIGAALSEGLVAVHEAGVVHRDLKPSNILLSPKGPRIIDFGIAWATGASTLTHVGTAVGSPGFLAPEQVRGAAVTPATDVFSLGATLAYAAMADSPFGHGSSEVMLYRVVHEEPQLFDVHDALAPLVSACLAKDPEERPSTLQLSMRLKEIAAREAKGLHESRPPLQRSPHEADRPTGRLDGPYTEQQTRRAAGPAPGARPQNRPSGARPAPVRTGGGRPAQQPPRGTRPNRRPQGTNGTNGRPGTRPGTRTTSTGRRPANPKLLRQRLVVFVVVTLLVALGIAAAQGCQGPARGLGVDLGHAQGQSSQDRAPR from the coding sequence ATGGCGATGATGCGGCTCCGGCGCGAGGACCCGCGTGTCGTCGGCTCGTTCAGGCTGCACCGGCGGCTGGGGGCCGGCGGTATGGGCGTCGTCTATCTGGGTTCGGACCGGCGCGGCCAGCGGGTCGCGCTCAAGGTGATCCGCCCGGACCTGGCGGAGGATCAGGAGTTCCGTTCGCGGTTCGCGCGCGAGGTGTCCGCCGCCCGGCGCATCCGGGGCGGGTGCACGGCCCGGCTGGTGGCGGCGGACCTGGAGGCGGACCGCCCCTGGTTCGCCACGCAGTATGTGCCGGGCCCGTCGCTGCACGACAAGGTGGCCGAGGAGGGCCCGCTGTCGGCGGCCGAGGTGGCCTCGATCGGGGCGGCGCTCTCCGAGGGCCTGGTCGCGGTGCACGAGGCGGGGGTGGTCCACCGGGACCTGAAGCCGTCGAACATCCTGCTCTCCCCCAAGGGCCCGCGGATCATCGACTTCGGCATCGCCTGGGCGACCGGCGCGTCCACGCTGACGCACGTCGGTACGGCGGTGGGCTCGCCCGGCTTCCTCGCGCCCGAGCAGGTGCGGGGCGCGGCGGTGACTCCGGCGACGGACGTGTTCTCGCTCGGCGCGACGCTGGCGTACGCGGCGATGGCGGACTCCCCGTTCGGGCACGGCAGTTCCGAGGTCATGCTCTACCGGGTGGTGCACGAGGAGCCGCAGCTGTTCGATGTGCACGACGCGCTGGCGCCGCTGGTGAGCGCCTGCCTGGCGAAGGACCCGGAGGAGCGCCCGAGCACGCTGCAGCTGTCGATGCGGCTCAAGGAGATCGCGGCGCGCGAGGCCAAGGGGCTGCACGAGAGCCGGCCGCCGCTCCAGCGTTCGCCCCACGAGGCGGACCGGCCGACCGGCCGGCTGGACGGTCCGTACACGGAGCAGCAGACGCGCCGTGCGGCCGGTCCCGCGCCGGGTGCCCGCCCGCAGAACCGTCCCTCCGGTGCCCGTCCCGCCCCCGTCCGTACGGGCGGCGGCCGTCCGGCGCAGCAGCCGCCGCGCGGGACCCGTCCGAACCGCCGTCCCCAGGGCACCAACGGGACGAACGGCAGGCCGGGCACCCGTCCGGGGACCAGGACCACGTCGACGGGCCGTCGTCCCGCCAATCCGAAGCTGCTGCGCCAGCGCCTCGTCGTCTTCGTGGTGGTCACGCTGCTGGTGGCGCTCGGCATCGCGGCGGCCCAGGGCTGTCAGGGACCGGCCCGGGGGCTGGGTGTGGACCTCGGCCACGCGCAGGGGCAGAGCAGCCAGGACCGGGCTCCGCGCTAG
- a CDS encoding TrmH family RNA methyltransferase: MAEPITVEDPDDPRLSDYTDLTDVELRRRKEPAEGLFIAEGEKVIRRALQAGYAMRSMLLSAKWLDVMGDVIEDTEAPVYAVSPELAQRVTGYHVHRGALASMERKPLPAPADLLTRDDAIRRVAVFEDIVDHANLGAAFRNAAALGVDAVLLTPRCADAFYRRAVKVSMGAVFQVPWTRLTDWPQDTEVLRAAGFTLAALCLSDRAITLDELAARDDEKLALVFGTEGDGLAPATLAAADEHVRIPMDAGVDSLNVAAASAVAFYATRPRTA, from the coding sequence GTGGCAGAACCCATCACCGTCGAGGACCCCGACGACCCCCGGCTGAGCGACTACACCGACCTCACCGACGTCGAACTCCGGCGCAGGAAGGAACCCGCCGAGGGCCTCTTCATCGCCGAGGGCGAGAAGGTCATCCGCCGCGCCCTCCAGGCCGGGTACGCCATGCGCTCCATGCTGCTCTCCGCGAAGTGGCTCGACGTCATGGGCGACGTCATCGAGGACACCGAAGCCCCCGTCTACGCGGTCAGCCCGGAACTCGCCCAACGCGTCACCGGCTACCACGTGCACCGGGGCGCCCTCGCCTCCATGGAGCGCAAACCGCTCCCGGCCCCCGCCGACCTCCTCACGCGCGACGACGCGATCCGGCGCGTCGCCGTGTTCGAGGACATCGTGGACCACGCCAACCTGGGCGCGGCCTTCAGGAACGCCGCCGCACTCGGCGTGGACGCGGTCCTGCTCACCCCCCGCTGCGCCGACGCCTTCTACCGCAGGGCCGTCAAGGTCTCGATGGGCGCCGTCTTCCAGGTGCCGTGGACCAGGCTCACCGACTGGCCGCAGGACACCGAAGTCCTGCGCGCCGCCGGATTCACGCTCGCCGCGCTCTGCCTCAGCGACCGCGCCATCACCCTCGACGAACTCGCCGCCCGCGACGACGAAAAACTCGCCCTCGTCTTCGGCACGGAAGGCGACGGCCTCGCCCCCGCGACCCTCGCTGCGGCCGACGAACACGTCCGCATCCCGATGGACGCGGGAGTCGACTCCCTCAACGTGGCAGCGGCCTCGGCGGTGGCCTTCTACGCCACCCGCCCCCGAACCGCCTGA
- the cobA gene encoding uroporphyrinogen-III C-methyltransferase: MADHADRPAYPVGLRLSGRRVVVVGGGQVAQRRLPALIAAGADITLVSPSVTASVEAMADAGEIRWERRRYADGDLADTWYALIATDDPAANDAASAEAERTRTWCVRSDDAEAATAWTPATGRSAGVTVAVLTAGAQGRDPRHSAAVRDAIVEGLRTGSIAAPHHRTRTAGVALVGGGPGDPDLITVRGRRLLAEADVVIADRLGPRDLLDELPPHVEVIDAAKIPYGRYMAQEAINNALIEHAKAGKAVVRLKGGDPFVFGRGMEEAQALAAEGIPCTVVPGISSSISVPGAAGIPVTHRGVAHEFTVVSGHVAPDDERSLVDWAALARLRGTLVLLMAVDKIGAIARTLVEHGRSPETPVALVQEGTTAAQRRVDATLATVAERVVAEEVRPPAVIVIGDVVEVGPTAPGAA; the protein is encoded by the coding sequence ATGGCCGACCACGCCGATCGCCCCGCCTACCCCGTCGGACTGCGCCTCAGCGGGCGCCGCGTAGTCGTCGTGGGCGGCGGCCAGGTGGCGCAGCGCCGCCTCCCCGCCCTCATCGCGGCCGGCGCCGACATCACCCTCGTATCGCCCTCCGTCACCGCCTCCGTCGAGGCGATGGCGGACGCCGGCGAGATCCGCTGGGAGCGCCGCCGGTACGCCGACGGGGACCTGGCCGACACCTGGTACGCGCTGATCGCGACCGACGACCCGGCGGCCAACGACGCCGCGTCCGCCGAAGCCGAACGCACCCGCACCTGGTGCGTCCGCAGCGACGACGCCGAGGCGGCCACCGCCTGGACCCCGGCCACCGGCCGCAGCGCCGGCGTCACCGTGGCCGTGCTCACGGCCGGCGCCCAGGGCCGCGACCCGCGCCACTCCGCCGCCGTCCGCGACGCGATCGTCGAGGGCCTGCGCACCGGCAGCATCGCCGCCCCGCACCACCGCACCCGGACCGCGGGCGTCGCCCTCGTCGGTGGCGGCCCCGGCGACCCGGACCTCATCACCGTCCGCGGCCGCCGCCTCCTCGCCGAGGCGGACGTCGTCATCGCCGACCGGCTCGGCCCGCGCGACCTGCTCGACGAACTCCCGCCGCACGTCGAGGTGATCGACGCCGCGAAGATCCCGTACGGCCGCTACATGGCCCAGGAGGCCATCAACAACGCGCTGATCGAGCACGCCAAGGCCGGCAAGGCCGTCGTCCGGCTCAAGGGCGGCGACCCGTTCGTCTTCGGCCGGGGCATGGAGGAGGCGCAGGCGCTCGCCGCCGAAGGCATCCCGTGCACCGTCGTGCCCGGCATCTCCAGCTCCATCTCGGTCCCCGGCGCCGCCGGAATCCCCGTCACCCACCGGGGCGTCGCCCACGAGTTCACCGTGGTCAGCGGCCATGTCGCCCCCGACGACGAGCGCTCGCTGGTCGACTGGGCCGCGCTGGCCCGGCTGCGCGGCACCCTGGTGCTCCTGATGGCCGTCGACAAGATCGGCGCCATCGCCCGTACGCTCGTCGAACACGGCCGGTCGCCCGAGACCCCGGTCGCCCTCGTCCAGGAAGGCACCACCGCCGCCCAGCGCCGCGTCGACGCGACCCTCGCGACGGTGGCCGAACGCGTGGTCGCCGAAGAGGTCCGCCCGCCCGCCGTCATCGTCATCGGCGACGTGGTCGAGGTCGGCCCCACCGCACCGGGCGCCGCGTAA
- the cobT gene encoding nicotinate-nucleotide--dimethylbenzimidazole phosphoribosyltransferase → MSDTGQIPAEGLPENGGTVEQPGVPAPDSYTPEDDDLLLMPSAQGAWGEPQPVQAPHHYTDNTGAHGAYPPADPAHAQGPVQLQEQPPAYAAQHAEPLPGSHESGSHESGGRDSGAVDVGAVRIPSPAPQPQAAARRPLHRGPASPEPTYGGTSGAGVVRSLADRGPAQTQTTARHAGPPPAEPEYFEPQPEPLPGPQLGAIPPQNAHAWTAPAPTPPPAAETVAPAAPVPPAAPEAVSEPAVVAEPVAQPAPVVEPVAAAATAVVEPVAPAEPSAAVVAPEAVAAVEPAPAVVAPEAVAVVEPAPVVETVAVAEEAPAAEAAQAAVVEPVPDADAAVVAEPTPAAEAAQVQAVTPATAPEAAPAATAEPVPAAEPAQAAEAVPVAEAAEAVEAVEAAEVVVTEEPAASADPAPTADVAETTPAPEATPAADAAQATDPVQATDLAQAADPAPVAEPAQAVEAQPAVTEEPAPVADPAQAAEATPVTEAAPAAEATQVADPAAEAAVPAAEPSEPSAAEEPAAAAEATPAAEPAPVAEAAQAAEAEPAVAGEPAQAPEAAATPAAPAAEAADVPPAAEPEPAVAEPVPAADADRAAEAAPAAETAQPEPAAQAAEPAAAEEPAEAAPAPEAPAPQAADPAPAAEAEPVPAAQAAPAAEAAPDPGRSIQPEAGPEVIETPDPGDETPPAPGYDDAEREAVLRVMRERRDIRNGFRSDPIPHEVLLRVLEAAHTAPSVGHSQPWDFVVIRSAETRRSMHELAQQQREAYAKSLPKARAKQFKELKIEAILDTPVNIVVTADPTRGGRHTLGRHTQPQMAPYSSALAVENLWLAARAEGLGVGWVSFFDEREMVRALGLPEHLEIVAYLCVGYVDEFPEDPELMQAGWSKRRPLSWVVHEETYGRRALPGEAPHDLLQETISNIRPLDAKALGEAWERQKRMTKPAGALGMLEIISAQLSGLSRMCPPPIPEPAAVAVFAGDHGVHAQGVTAWPQEVTGQMIANMLSGGAVCNAFASQVGAEVCVVDVGAVAELPATPGLLPRKVRAGTGDFTTGPALTREEVHAAIEVGIETARDLVAAGNKGLLTGEMGIANTTASAALICVYTGMDPAEVTGRGTGINDEMHARKIDVVRRALELHQPDPADPIGVLAAVGGLEHAAMAGFLLGGASLRTPVILDGVSAGAAALVARAIAPEALAACIAGHRSAEPGHVAALNKLGLRPLVDLDLRLGEGTGALLALPIVQSAARAMHEVATFDSAGVTEK, encoded by the coding sequence ATGAGTGACACCGGCCAGATCCCGGCCGAGGGACTGCCGGAGAACGGGGGCACGGTGGAGCAGCCGGGTGTCCCCGCGCCGGACTCCTACACCCCCGAGGACGACGATCTCCTGCTGATGCCGAGCGCACAGGGCGCCTGGGGCGAACCCCAGCCGGTCCAGGCCCCTCACCACTACACCGACAACACCGGCGCGCACGGCGCGTACCCGCCGGCGGACCCGGCGCACGCCCAGGGTCCCGTCCAGCTCCAGGAGCAGCCTCCGGCGTACGCGGCGCAGCACGCCGAGCCGCTGCCCGGCAGCCACGAGTCCGGCAGCCACGAGTCCGGAGGCCGCGATTCCGGCGCCGTGGACGTCGGGGCCGTCCGCATCCCCTCGCCCGCCCCGCAGCCGCAGGCCGCCGCGCGCCGCCCGCTGCACCGGGGCCCGGCCTCGCCCGAGCCGACCTACGGCGGTACGTCGGGGGCCGGCGTGGTCCGCTCGCTGGCCGACCGCGGCCCGGCCCAGACCCAGACGACCGCCCGCCACGCGGGCCCGCCGCCTGCGGAACCGGAGTACTTCGAGCCGCAGCCCGAGCCGCTTCCGGGCCCGCAGCTCGGCGCGATCCCGCCCCAGAACGCCCACGCGTGGACCGCCCCGGCGCCGACCCCGCCGCCGGCAGCAGAAACGGTCGCTCCGGCAGCGCCGGTGCCCCCGGCGGCGCCCGAGGCAGTGTCGGAGCCGGCCGTGGTGGCCGAGCCGGTCGCGCAGCCGGCCCCGGTCGTGGAGCCGGTGGCGGCTGCCGCCACCGCTGTCGTGGAGCCCGTGGCACCGGCGGAGCCGTCCGCCGCCGTGGTCGCCCCCGAGGCGGTCGCGGCCGTGGAACCCGCCCCCGCCGTGGTCGCCCCCGAGGCGGTCGCGGTCGTGGAGCCCGCGCCGGTCGTCGAGACCGTTGCGGTGGCGGAGGAGGCCCCGGCTGCGGAGGCCGCCCAGGCGGCCGTGGTCGAGCCCGTACCGGATGCGGACGCTGCCGTGGTGGCGGAGCCGACGCCGGCCGCCGAGGCGGCACAGGTCCAAGCCGTCACCCCGGCCACCGCACCGGAGGCGGCCCCGGCCGCAACCGCAGAGCCGGTTCCGGCCGCAGAGCCCGCCCAGGCCGCTGAGGCCGTTCCTGTCGCTGAGGCCGCGGAAGCCGTCGAGGCCGTCGAGGCCGCCGAGGTCGTCGTGACGGAGGAGCCCGCTGCGAGCGCGGACCCCGCGCCGACTGCAGATGTCGCTGAGACCACTCCGGCCCCGGAGGCCACCCCGGCCGCCGACGCCGCGCAGGCGACGGACCCCGTTCAGGCGACGGACCTCGCCCAGGCTGCCGACCCCGCGCCCGTCGCTGAGCCCGCCCAGGCCGTCGAGGCGCAGCCCGCCGTGACGGAGGAACCTGCTCCGGTTGCCGACCCCGCCCAGGCGGCAGAGGCGACTCCGGTGACAGAGGCGGCCCCGGCAGCGGAGGCGACCCAGGTCGCGGACCCCGCCGCAGAAGCCGCTGTCCCGGCCGCCGAGCCCAGCGAGCCCTCCGCAGCCGAGGAGCCCGCCGCAGCCGCTGAGGCCACCCCGGCCGCTGAGCCCGCCCCGGTTGCTGAAGCCGCCCAGGCCGCCGAGGCCGAGCCCGCCGTGGCGGGGGAGCCCGCCCAGGCCCCGGAGGCCGCTGCGACTCCCGCCGCTCCTGCCGCCGAGGCCGCAGACGTACCCCCGGCCGCCGAACCCGAGCCGGCCGTGGCCGAGCCCGTACCGGCCGCCGACGCCGACCGTGCCGCCGAGGCGGCCCCGGCGGCGGAGACCGCGCAGCCCGAGCCCGCCGCCCAGGCCGCCGAACCCGCCGCAGCGGAGGAGCCTGCCGAGGCCGCCCCCGCCCCGGAGGCCCCGGCCCCCCAGGCTGCGGACCCCGCCCCGGCCGCCGAGGCCGAGCCCGTACCGGCGGCGCAGGCCGCCCCCGCCGCCGAGGCGGCCCCCGACCCCGGTCGGTCGATACAGCCCGAGGCCGGGCCCGAGGTCATCGAGACCCCGGACCCGGGCGACGAGACGCCCCCCGCGCCCGGCTACGACGACGCCGAGCGGGAGGCGGTCCTGCGGGTGATGCGGGAGCGCCGCGACATCCGCAACGGCTTCCGCAGCGACCCCATCCCGCACGAGGTGCTGCTCCGCGTCCTGGAGGCCGCGCACACGGCGCCCAGCGTCGGGCACTCGCAGCCGTGGGACTTCGTGGTCATCCGGTCCGCCGAGACGCGCCGCTCGATGCACGAGCTGGCGCAGCAGCAGCGCGAGGCGTACGCCAAGTCGCTGCCGAAGGCACGGGCGAAGCAGTTCAAGGAACTGAAGATCGAGGCGATCCTCGACACGCCGGTCAACATCGTGGTGACGGCCGACCCGACCCGCGGCGGCCGCCACACGCTCGGCCGGCACACGCAGCCGCAGATGGCCCCCTACTCCTCGGCGCTGGCCGTGGAGAACCTGTGGCTGGCGGCCCGCGCGGAGGGCCTCGGCGTGGGCTGGGTCAGCTTCTTCGACGAGCGCGAGATGGTACGCGCGCTGGGGCTGCCGGAGCACCTGGAGATCGTGGCGTACCTGTGCGTCGGGTACGTGGACGAGTTCCCGGAGGACCCGGAGCTGATGCAGGCGGGCTGGTCGAAGCGCCGCCCGCTGTCCTGGGTCGTCCACGAGGAGACGTACGGCCGCCGCGCCCTGCCCGGCGAGGCGCCGCACGACCTGCTCCAGGAGACGATCTCCAACATCCGCCCGCTGGACGCCAAGGCGCTCGGCGAGGCGTGGGAACGCCAGAAGCGGATGACGAAGCCCGCCGGTGCGCTGGGCATGCTGGAGATCATCTCGGCGCAGCTGTCCGGGCTGTCCCGGATGTGCCCGCCGCCTATCCCGGAGCCCGCGGCGGTCGCGGTCTTCGCCGGTGACCACGGGGTGCACGCGCAGGGCGTCACGGCGTGGCCGCAGGAGGTCACGGGCCAGATGATCGCCAACATGCTGAGCGGGGGCGCGGTCTGCAACGCGTTCGCCTCGCAGGTGGGCGCCGAGGTGTGCGTGGTCGACGTGGGCGCGGTCGCGGAACTGCCCGCGACGCCGGGCCTGCTGCCCCGGAAGGTACGGGCGGGCACGGGGGACTTCACGACCGGCCCCGCGCTCACCCGCGAAGAGGTCCATGCGGCCATCGAGGTGGGCATCGAGACGGCCCGCGACCTGGTGGCGGCGGGCAACAAGGGCCTGCTGACGGGCGAGATGGGCATCGCCAACACCACGGCTTCGGCCGCCCTGATCTGCGTGTACACGGGGATGGACCCGGCCGAGGTGACGGGCCGGGGCACCGGCATCAACGACGAGATGCACGCCCGCAAGATCGACGTGGTACGCCGGGCCCTCGAACTCCACCAGCCGGACCCGGCCGACCCGATCGGCGTGCTGGCGGCCGTGGGCGGCCTGGAGCACGCGGCGATGGCCGGCTTCCTGCTGGGCGGGGCCTCGCTCCGTACACCGGTGATCCTGGACGGAGTGAGCGCGGGGGCGGCCGCCCTGGTGGCCCGCGCGATCGCCCCGGAGGCCCTGGCGGCCTGCATCGCCGGCCACCGCAGCGCCGAGCCCGGCCACGTCGCCGCGCTCAACAAGCTGGGCCTGCGCCCGCTGGTCGACCTCGACCTCCGCCTCGGCGAGGGCACGGGCGCACTCCTGGCACTCCCGATCGTGCAGAGCGCCGCCCGCGCGATGCACGAGGTGGCCACCTTCGACTCGGCGGGCGTGACGGAGAAGTAG
- the cbiE gene encoding precorrin-6y C5,15-methyltransferase (decarboxylating) subunit CbiE gives MADRVTVIGWDGSPLTRAATAALSAATLVAGAPHHLALPEVPGSAERIRLGSVDLAARRIAGHRGSAVVLADGDPGFFGVVRTLRAPAHGLEVEVVPAVSSVATAFARAGMPWEDAQTVVAHPRTLRRAVNVCRAHHKVAVLTSPGAGPAELALLLEGVHRTFVICEELGTDREQVTVVTSDTAADHVWRDPNVVIVIGGGPERQEAAWIAGRHPAQPQGVRGWALPATAYPDPGARPSGDGGEGEGPVLRAAQLAHLGPRTGDLVWDIGSGGGALAAEAARFGAAVLAVDSDPAACARTAAAARAFGVQLQVVEGRAPHVLERLPEPDVVRIGGGGVPVVTAVADRRPERIVTHASTRDEAEALGAALAGNGYTVACSLLQSVELDTTAWSERERTVVFLLSALRSDLAP, from the coding sequence ATGGCCGACCGGGTCACAGTGATCGGCTGGGACGGTTCACCCCTGACCAGAGCGGCCACCGCCGCGCTCTCGGCCGCGACCCTGGTCGCCGGCGCCCCCCACCACCTGGCACTGCCCGAAGTGCCCGGGAGCGCCGAACGCATCCGCCTCGGCTCCGTGGACCTCGCCGCCCGCCGCATCGCCGGCCACCGCGGCAGCGCCGTCGTCCTCGCCGACGGCGACCCCGGCTTCTTCGGCGTCGTCCGCACCCTGCGCGCCCCCGCACACGGCCTGGAGGTCGAGGTCGTCCCGGCCGTCTCCTCCGTCGCCACCGCCTTCGCCCGCGCCGGCATGCCCTGGGAGGACGCCCAGACGGTCGTCGCCCACCCCCGCACCCTGCGCCGCGCGGTCAACGTCTGCCGCGCCCACCACAAGGTCGCCGTCCTCACCTCGCCCGGCGCGGGCCCCGCCGAACTCGCCCTGCTCCTCGAAGGCGTCCACCGCACCTTCGTCATCTGCGAGGAACTGGGCACCGACCGCGAACAGGTCACCGTCGTCACCTCCGACACCGCGGCCGACCACGTCTGGCGCGACCCCAACGTCGTCATCGTCATCGGCGGCGGCCCCGAACGGCAGGAGGCCGCCTGGATCGCGGGCCGCCACCCCGCCCAGCCCCAGGGCGTACGCGGCTGGGCCCTGCCCGCCACCGCCTACCCCGACCCCGGCGCCCGCCCCTCCGGCGACGGCGGCGAGGGCGAGGGCCCCGTGCTGCGCGCCGCCCAACTCGCCCACCTCGGCCCCCGCACCGGCGACCTCGTCTGGGACATCGGCTCCGGTGGTGGCGCGCTCGCCGCGGAGGCGGCCCGCTTCGGCGCGGCGGTCCTCGCCGTGGACAGCGACCCGGCCGCCTGCGCCCGCACCGCGGCCGCCGCCCGCGCCTTCGGCGTCCAGCTCCAGGTCGTCGAGGGCCGCGCCCCGCACGTACTGGAACGCCTGCCCGAACCCGACGTCGTACGCATCGGGGGCGGCGGCGTCCCCGTCGTCACCGCCGTCGCCGACCGCCGCCCGGAACGCATCGTCACCCATGCCTCCACCCGCGACGAGGCGGAGGCGCTGGGCGCCGCCCTGGCCGGCAACGGCTACACGGTCGCCTGCTCGCTCCTCCAGTCCGTCGAACTCGACACGACCGCCTGGTCGGAGCGCGAACGCACGGTCGTCTTTCTCCTTTCCGCACTGCGTTCGGACCTTGCCCCCTGA
- a CDS encoding GNAT family N-acetyltransferase produces MLCIYTVFGMERRMTSTFPDISISTDRLVLRPFDMADIPAYIEMMNDELVTAWTHAPHPYTRVDAERWVRRIAPGHRTKGDGIALAVTEFLTQRLVGSVRLRNTDWRTLSTEAAYITAPWARGEGYATEAVLAVAQWLFRDQGFERIELRTAADNTASQQVAQKLGCISEGVLRNARIARTRTENGTDGGWTDIRTDLIVWGLLPEDLEGVAEQLADAGGYGTYNDWN; encoded by the coding sequence ATGCTGTGCATTTACACGGTCTTCGGCATGGAGCGGCGCATGACTTCCACCTTCCCGGACATCTCCATCAGCACGGACCGGCTGGTGCTGCGCCCATTCGACATGGCGGACATCCCCGCGTACATCGAGATGATGAACGACGAACTCGTCACCGCCTGGACCCACGCGCCCCACCCCTACACCCGGGTCGACGCCGAACGCTGGGTCCGCCGCATCGCCCCCGGCCACCGCACCAAGGGCGACGGGATCGCCCTCGCCGTCACCGAATTCCTCACCCAGCGCCTGGTCGGCTCGGTACGGCTGCGCAACACCGACTGGCGCACCCTGTCCACCGAGGCCGCCTACATCACCGCCCCCTGGGCCCGCGGCGAGGGATACGCCACCGAGGCCGTGCTCGCCGTCGCCCAGTGGCTCTTCCGCGACCAGGGCTTCGAACGCATCGAACTGCGCACCGCCGCCGACAACACCGCCTCCCAGCAGGTCGCCCAGAAGCTCGGCTGCATCAGCGAGGGCGTCCTGCGCAACGCCCGCATAGCGCGTACCAGGACCGAGAACGGCACGGACGGCGGCTGGACCGACATCCGCACCGACCTCATCGTCTGGGGCCTGCTCCCCGAAGACCTCGAAGGCGTTGCCGAACAGCTCGCCGACGCCGGCGGATACGGCACCTACAACGACTGGAACTGA
- a CDS encoding MetQ/NlpA family ABC transporter substrate-binding protein — protein sequence MRTTIKYTAAAAATAAIALGLTACGTDSDPAGKSGGDADTSKALVVAASPTPHADILGFVKKNLADKAGLKLEVKEFTDYVLPNTATESGQVDANFFQHQPYLDDFNAKKKTHLVSVGTVHLEPLGLYSQKVKGLDGIKPGQTIAVPNDTTNEGRALQLLAENDLITLKDGVGSDAKLSDITDKKGLEFKELEAATVPRALNDVDAAVINGNYAIEAKLSPAKDALVLEKADGNPYANIVAVKKGDENDPRVQKLVKLLHSDEVKKYIEDTYQGSVIPAFGNAKS from the coding sequence GTGCGTACCACCATCAAGTACACCGCCGCTGCCGCAGCCACCGCCGCCATCGCCCTGGGCCTCACCGCCTGCGGCACGGACTCCGACCCGGCGGGCAAGAGCGGCGGCGACGCCGACACCTCCAAGGCGCTCGTCGTCGCCGCGTCCCCGACGCCGCACGCCGACATCCTCGGCTTCGTCAAGAAGAACCTCGCCGACAAGGCCGGCCTCAAGCTGGAGGTCAAGGAGTTCACGGACTACGTCCTGCCGAACACCGCCACCGAGAGCGGCCAGGTCGACGCCAACTTCTTCCAGCACCAGCCCTACCTGGACGACTTCAACGCCAAGAAGAAGACCCACCTGGTTTCCGTCGGCACCGTCCACCTGGAACCCCTCGGCCTCTACTCCCAGAAGGTCAAGGGCCTCGACGGCATCAAGCCCGGCCAGACCATCGCCGTTCCCAACGACACCACCAACGAGGGCCGCGCGCTCCAGCTGCTCGCCGAGAACGACCTCATCACCCTCAAGGACGGCGTCGGCTCCGACGCCAAGCTGAGCGACATCACCGACAAGAAGGGCCTGGAGTTCAAGGAGCTGGAGGCCGCCACGGTCCCGCGCGCCCTGAACGACGTCGACGCCGCCGTCATCAACGGCAACTACGCCATCGAGGCCAAGCTCAGCCCCGCGAAGGACGCCCTCGTCCTGGAGAAGGCGGACGGCAACCCGTACGCCAACATCGTCGCCGTCAAGAAGGGCGACGAGAACGACCCCCGCGTCCAGAAGCTCGTGAAGCTCCTGCACTCCGACGAGGTCAAGAAGTACATCGAGGACACCTACCAGGGCTCCGTCATCCCGGCCTTCGGCAACGCCAAGTCCTGA
- a CDS encoding methionine ABC transporter permease, translated as MTWSEMQPLLSQGTVDTLYMVLWSTVVTVLGGLPLGVLLVLTDKGGLLQNTPVNKIVGVIVNIGRSLPFIILLIALIPFTTWVVGTFIGPTAMIVPLAVGAIPFFARLVETAVREVDHGLVEAVQSMGGSIPTIVRKVLLPQALPSLVSGITTTVIVLIGYSAMAGAVGGEGLGSKAVTYGFQRFDNRFMLVTVALLIVIVTLVQLIGDLAVRLLARRGRTT; from the coding sequence GTGACCTGGTCCGAAATGCAGCCGCTGCTGTCCCAGGGCACCGTCGACACCCTCTACATGGTGCTGTGGTCCACCGTCGTCACCGTCCTGGGCGGACTGCCGCTGGGCGTCCTGCTGGTCCTCACCGACAAGGGCGGACTGCTCCAGAACACCCCGGTGAACAAGATCGTCGGCGTGATCGTGAACATCGGCCGCTCGCTGCCGTTCATCATCCTGCTGATCGCCCTGATCCCCTTCACCACCTGGGTCGTCGGCACCTTCATCGGCCCCACCGCCATGATCGTGCCGCTCGCGGTCGGCGCCATCCCCTTCTTCGCCCGGCTCGTCGAGACGGCCGTCCGCGAGGTCGACCACGGACTCGTCGAGGCCGTCCAGTCCATGGGCGGCTCCATCCCGACGATCGTCCGCAAGGTCCTCCTCCCGCAGGCCCTGCCGTCCCTCGTCTCCGGCATCACCACCACCGTCATCGTGCTCATCGGCTACTCCGCGATGGCCGGCGCGGTCGGCGGCGAAGGGCTCGGCTCCAAGGCCGTCACCTACGGATTCCAGCGCTTCGACAACCGCTTCATGCTCGTCACCGTCGCGCTGCTGATCGTCATCGTGACCCTCGTCCAGCTGATCGGCGACCTCGCCGTCCGGCTGCTGGCCCGCCGCGGCCGCACCACCTGA